In Micropterus dolomieu isolate WLL.071019.BEF.003 ecotype Adirondacks linkage group LG17, ASM2129224v1, whole genome shotgun sequence, one genomic interval encodes:
- the LOC123986437 gene encoding putative uncharacterized protein DDB_G0292636 isoform X2, with the protein MDLSAAIGGDEDVVKKEQAQKDELSWPWGKKDKDKGDSKGKSDSKDKSGSKDKSDSKDKSGSKDKSDKKGKDKGKDDKKKDKKKKGHKEGKKSGSSSSGSSDDEK; encoded by the exons ATGGATCTGTCAGCAG CTATAGGTGGGGATGAAGATGTGGTGAAGAAGGAGCAGGCTCAGAAGGATGAGTTAAGTTGGCCCTGGGGGAAAAAGGATAAGGACAAG gGGGACTCAAAGGGAAAGTCCGACAGTAAG GACAAGTCTGGAAGTAAGGACAAGTCCGACAGTAAGGACAAGTCTGGAAGTAAGGACAAGTCTGACAAAAAGGGAAAGGACAAAGGCAAAGACGACAAGAAGAAGGACAAGAAGAAAAAGGGAcacaaggagggaaaaaaatcagGCTCCTCATCTTCAGGCTCCAGCGATGATGAG AAGTGA
- the LOC123986437 gene encoding protein PXR1-like isoform X1, which translates to MDLSAAIGGDEDVVKKEQAQKDELSWPWGKKDKDKGDSKGKSDSKDKSGSKDKSDSKDKSGSKDKSDSKDKSGSKDKSDKKGKDKGKDDKKKDKKKKGHKEGKKSGSSSSGSSDDEK; encoded by the exons ATGGATCTGTCAGCAG CTATAGGTGGGGATGAAGATGTGGTGAAGAAGGAGCAGGCTCAGAAGGATGAGTTAAGTTGGCCCTGGGGGAAAAAGGATAAGGACAAG gGGGACTCAAAGGGAAAGTCCGACAGTAAGGACAAGTCTGGAAGTAAGGACAAGTCCGACAGTAAGGACAAGTCTGGAAGTAAGGACAAGTCCGACAGTAAGGACAAGTCTGGAAGTAAGGACAAGTCTGACAAAAAGGGAAAGGACAAAGGCAAAGACGACAAGAAGAAGGACAAGAAGAAAAAGGGAcacaaggagggaaaaaaatcagGCTCCTCATCTTCAGGCTCCAGCGATGATGAG AAGTGA